Proteins encoded by one window of Arachis ipaensis cultivar K30076 chromosome B04, Araip1.1, whole genome shotgun sequence:
- the LOC107638113 gene encoding transcription termination factor MTEF1, chloroplastic: MLLSLHLPSPSPSSYHTPSRTFHNKPHYIKFRTSYRQNLRYLQHLTVIPPDSLPDSDTLHRIFATVNLLKSHSLSDSDIPRIAAAAPSLFSPSSAAFSPDNISAVFHFLATDVAASSAESRGLVLRCPHLLLSPHPDLCLRPTLYFLRDEIGLSGLNRPTNRNAHLLNTRVEDLRVRVEFLTEEVGFEYEEAVRALVRVPAIFGYGLESNLRPKFEYLVGEMGRDVEELKKFPHYFGFSLHNKIVPRHLHLKQMGVVGVPLNKMLMWRDERFYAKWK, translated from the coding sequence ATGCTTCTCTCTTTACACCTGCCTTCACCATCCCCTTCTTCTTACCACACTCCTTCCAGAACCTTCCACAACAAACCCCACTACATCAAGTTCCGTACATCTTACCGCCAAAATCTCCGTTACCTCCAACACCTAACCGTTATCCCGCCCGACTCCCTCCCTGACTCCGACACTCTCCACCGCATATTCGCCACCGTTAACCTCCTCAAATCCCACTCCCTCTCCGACTCCGACATCCCCCGCATCGCCGCTGCTGCCCCCTCCCTCTTCTCCCCCTCCTCCGCCGCCTTCTCCCCCGATAACATATCCGCCGTGTTCCACTTCCTCGCCACCGACGTCGCCGCCTCCTCCGCCGAGTCCCGCGGCCTCGTCCTGCGGTGCCCTCACCTACTCCTCTCCCCGCACCCCGACCTCTGCCTCCGCCCAACGCTCTACTTCCTCCGCGACGAGATCGGGCTCTCCGGTCTGAACCGGCCGACGAACAGGAACGCGCATCTGCTGAACACGCGCGTGGAGGATCTGCGCGTGAGGGTGGAGTTTTTGACGGAGGAGGTTGGGTTTGAGTATGAGGAGGCGGTTAGGGCGTTGGTACGGGTACCGGCTATATTCGGTTACGGTTTGGAAAGTAATTTGAGGCCGAAATTTGAGTATTTGGTTGGTGAGATGGGTAGGGATGTTGAAGAACTGAAAAAGTTTCCACACTACTTTGGGTTTAGCTTGCATAACAAAATTGTGCCAAGGCATTTACATTTGAAGCAAATGGGTGTTGTTGGTGTTCCTTTGAATAAGATGCTTATGTGGCGTGATGAAAGATTCTATGCAAAATGGAAGTGA